The Nostoc sp. 'Lobaria pulmonaria (5183) cyanobiont' genome window below encodes:
- a CDS encoding DNA-directed RNA polymerase subunit beta'' — protein MTNEKMIFRNRVVDKGQLRNLISWAFTHYGTARTAVMADKLKDLGFRYATKAGVSISVDDLMVPPTKRLLLEAAEEEIRATETRYQRGEITEVERFQKVIDTWNGTSEALKDEVVLHFKKTDPLNSVYMMAFSGARGNISQVRQLVGMRGLMADPQGEIIDLPIKTNFREGLTVTEYIISSYGARKGLVDTALRTADSGYLTRRLVDVSQDVIIREFDCGTTRGLTIRPMTEGAKTLIPLGTRLMGRVIGEDVVHPVTKEVIAARNSPIPEELAKKIEKSGVAEVVVRSPLTCEAARSVCQHCYGWSLAHAKMVDLGEAVGIIAAQSIGEPGTQLTMRTFHTGGVFTGEVAQQVRSKIDGTVKLPRKLKTRTYRTRHGEDALYVEANGILLLEPTKVGDVTPDNQEVHLTQGSTLYVFDGNKVKQGQLLAEVALGGRTTRTNTEKAVKDVASDLAGEVQFAEVVPEQKTDRQGNTTTTAARGGLIWILSGEVYNLPPGAELVVKNGDAIASNGVLAETKLSSLHGGVVRLPEATPGKSTREIEIITASVVLDQATVTVQSSQGRNNYLVSTGNNQVFNLRATPGTKVQNGQVVAELIDDRYRTTTGGFLKFAGVEVQKKGKAKLGYEVVQGGTLLWIPEESHEVNKDISLLLVEDGQFVEAGTEVVKDIFCQNSGVVEVTQKNDILREVVVKPGELLMVDDPESVIGRDNTFIQPGEEFQGNVATELRYIQYVETPEGPALLSRPVVEFAVPDNPDVPSTTSVSQQTGRSIQLRAVQRLPYKDSERVKSVEGVELLRTQLVLEIEQEGEQDHNASPLAADIELVQDTEDSEVQRLQLVILESLVIRRDITADATQGSTETTLEVHDGLSIAPGAVVARTQILCKEGGEVRGVQKGSENVRRCLVLRDVDRIITNTSTQPKVKVGDLLVEGTEIAPGVFAQESGQVVDIKNAPAAPGSDSALSTKNYAITSRIGRPYRVSPGAVLQIEDGDLVQRGDNLVLLVFERAKTGDIIQGLPRIEELLEARKPKEACILCRRAGEVKVVYGDGDEAIAIKVVESNGVVTDYPLGPGQNLIVPDGSMVLAGQPLTDGPSNPHEILEIFFSLGSEDGIYACASLALQKVQTFLVNEVQMVYQSQGIDISDKHIEVIVRQMTNKVRIDDGGDTTMLPGELVELRQVEQVNEAMAITGGARAQYTPVLLGITKASLNTDSFISAASFQETTRVLTEAAIEGKSDWLRGLKENVIIGRLIPAGTGYNTYEEPGAIEDYAAEISSSVLDEVDDPLDMVLDDRTARAYNLDSPTLGESGFGSRRAERSILDEEDELIADEVVDDDDLEEEEEDDEDDFDDE, from the coding sequence ATGACTAACGAAAAAATGATTTTTCGCAATCGGGTGGTTGATAAGGGTCAACTGAGAAATTTAATTTCTTGGGCCTTTACGCATTATGGTACGGCGCGAACCGCAGTGATGGCGGACAAACTCAAAGATTTGGGATTTCGCTACGCTACCAAAGCAGGGGTTTCCATCAGTGTAGATGACTTGATGGTGCCACCAACTAAGCGATTGCTTTTAGAAGCAGCCGAAGAAGAAATTCGTGCCACTGAAACCCGTTATCAACGGGGAGAAATTACTGAAGTAGAACGCTTCCAAAAGGTAATTGATACCTGGAACGGCACCAGTGAAGCCTTGAAAGATGAAGTTGTCCTTCACTTCAAGAAGACTGATCCCCTAAACTCCGTATACATGATGGCATTCTCCGGGGCACGGGGTAACATCTCCCAAGTCCGGCAATTGGTGGGGATGCGGGGACTGATGGCAGATCCTCAAGGGGAAATTATCGATTTGCCCATTAAAACCAACTTCCGTGAAGGACTGACTGTGACGGAATACATTATTTCGTCTTACGGTGCCAGAAAAGGGTTGGTGGATACTGCCTTGCGGACGGCTGACTCTGGTTATCTCACCCGCCGGTTGGTGGACGTTTCCCAGGATGTAATTATTCGGGAATTTGACTGTGGCACTACCAGAGGTCTGACGATTCGACCAATGACAGAAGGTGCCAAAACCTTAATTCCTTTAGGAACCCGCTTGATGGGACGGGTAATTGGCGAAGATGTGGTGCATCCGGTAACAAAAGAAGTAATTGCAGCACGCAATTCGCCAATTCCTGAAGAATTGGCGAAGAAAATTGAAAAATCTGGGGTGGCAGAAGTTGTGGTGCGGAGTCCCCTAACTTGTGAAGCTGCACGTTCTGTCTGTCAACACTGCTACGGCTGGAGTTTGGCCCACGCCAAAATGGTGGACTTGGGCGAAGCTGTGGGGATTATTGCCGCCCAAAGTATCGGTGAACCTGGTACTCAGTTAACCATGCGGACATTCCATACTGGTGGGGTGTTTACTGGGGAAGTGGCACAACAAGTTCGTTCTAAAATCGATGGGACTGTTAAGCTTCCCCGCAAACTGAAGACCAGAACGTATCGTACCCGCCACGGGGAAGATGCCCTCTATGTTGAGGCTAATGGTATTCTGCTTTTGGAGCCAACAAAAGTAGGTGATGTTACTCCAGACAACCAAGAGGTTCATCTTACCCAAGGTTCAACACTATATGTATTTGATGGAAATAAGGTAAAACAAGGTCAGTTGTTGGCAGAGGTTGCTCTTGGTGGACGCACAACTCGGACTAATACAGAAAAAGCAGTTAAAGATGTTGCTTCTGACTTAGCAGGGGAAGTGCAATTTGCCGAAGTTGTTCCAGAACAAAAAACTGACCGTCAAGGTAATACCACAACCACAGCCGCACGGGGTGGCTTGATTTGGATTTTGTCTGGGGAAGTTTACAACTTGCCGCCTGGTGCAGAATTGGTGGTGAAAAATGGTGATGCGATCGCTTCTAATGGAGTTTTAGCAGAAACCAAGTTAAGCAGTTTGCACGGCGGTGTGGTGCGCTTACCTGAAGCTACCCCAGGTAAGAGTACCAGGGAAATTGAAATTATCACTGCTTCTGTGGTCTTAGACCAAGCAACGGTGACAGTCCAAAGTTCTCAAGGTCGCAATAACTACTTAGTCTCCACGGGCAACAACCAGGTATTTAACCTCCGCGCTACACCAGGCACAAAAGTGCAAAATGGTCAAGTAGTTGCTGAGTTAATTGATGACCGCTATCGCACAACCACTGGCGGATTTCTGAAATTCGCGGGTGTCGAAGTCCAGAAAAAAGGCAAAGCCAAGCTGGGTTATGAAGTTGTGCAGGGCGGTACCCTGTTGTGGATTCCTGAAGAGAGCCACGAAGTCAATAAAGATATCTCCTTGCTGTTGGTGGAAGACGGTCAGTTTGTAGAAGCTGGCACTGAAGTAGTGAAAGATATCTTCTGCCAAAACAGTGGTGTGGTAGAAGTGACCCAGAAAAACGACATCCTGCGGGAAGTGGTGGTGAAGCCAGGGGAACTACTGATGGTGGACGATCCAGAATCAGTCATCGGGCGAGATAACACCTTCATCCAACCAGGTGAGGAATTCCAAGGCAATGTCGCTACGGAATTGCGCTATATCCAGTATGTGGAGACACCAGAAGGTCCCGCCCTATTGAGTCGTCCAGTAGTTGAGTTTGCCGTACCGGATAATCCAGATGTGCCATCAACGACATCGGTGAGTCAACAAACCGGGCGATCGATTCAGTTACGGGCTGTGCAACGACTCCCTTATAAAGATTCGGAACGTGTCAAATCTGTTGAAGGTGTAGAACTGCTGCGAACCCAGCTAGTACTGGAAATTGAGCAAGAAGGGGAACAAGACCATAATGCTTCGCCCCTAGCAGCAGATATTGAATTGGTACAGGATACTGAAGACTCAGAAGTTCAGCGCTTGCAACTGGTGATTTTGGAGTCCTTGGTAATTCGTCGAGATATTACCGCCGATGCCACCCAAGGTAGCACCGAGACGACACTTGAGGTACACGATGGGCTTTCCATCGCCCCTGGAGCTGTGGTAGCACGTACCCAAATCTTGTGTAAAGAAGGGGGGGAAGTGCGGGGTGTCCAAAAAGGAAGCGAAAACGTGCGTCGCTGTTTGGTGTTGCGCGACGTTGACAGGATCATCACGAATACTAGTACTCAGCCCAAAGTAAAAGTGGGTGACTTGCTAGTAGAAGGCACAGAAATTGCTCCTGGAGTTTTTGCCCAAGAATCAGGGCAAGTAGTGGATATCAAAAATGCTCCTGCTGCACCTGGTAGTGACTCAGCTTTGAGTACTAAAAACTACGCTATTACTAGCCGTATCGGTCGCCCTTATCGAGTCAGCCCTGGTGCTGTGTTGCAGATAGAAGACGGCGATTTGGTACAACGGGGTGATAACTTGGTGTTGTTGGTCTTTGAACGCGCCAAAACTGGAGATATCATTCAAGGTTTACCTCGGATTGAAGAACTACTTGAAGCTCGTAAACCCAAAGAAGCGTGCATTTTATGTCGCCGGGCGGGTGAAGTTAAGGTAGTTTACGGTGATGGTGATGAAGCGATCGCCATCAAGGTCGTAGAATCAAATGGCGTGGTGACAGATTATCCTTTGGGGCCTGGACAAAACTTGATTGTGCCAGATGGATCAATGGTATTAGCGGGACAACCGTTGACTGATGGGCCATCCAATCCCCACGAAATTCTGGAAATCTTCTTTAGCTTGGGTTCTGAAGACGGAATCTATGCTTGTGCTAGCCTTGCCTTGCAGAAGGTACAGACATTCTTAGTGAATGAAGTGCAAATGGTGTATCAATCTCAAGGGATTGATATTTCTGATAAGCACATTGAAGTGATTGTTCGCCAGATGACCAATAAAGTCAGGATTGATGATGGTGGGGACACCACTATGCTTCCCGGCGAATTGGTGGAACTGCGCCAAGTTGAGCAGGTGAACGAAGCTATGGCAATTACAGGTGGTGCGAGGGCACAGTATACCCCAGTATTGTTGGGGATCACCAAAGCATCGTTGAACACCGACAGCTTTATTTCCGCCGCATCATTCCAAGAGACAACACGGGTACTTACTGAAGCAGCTATCGAAGGTAAATCTGACTGGCTGCGTGGGTTAAAGGAAAACGTGATTATCGGGCGATTGATTCCGGCTGGTACTGGGTACAATACCTATGAAGAACCTGGTGCGATCGAAGATTATGCTGCTGAAATTAGCAGTAGTGTCTTAGATGAAGTTGACGATCCCCTCGATATGGTATTAGATGACCGCACAGCTCGCGCCTATAATTTAGATTCTCCGACTCTTGGCGAATCTGGTTTTGGTAGCAGACGTGCAGAAAGGTCAATTCTAGATGAGGAAGATGAATTAATCGCCGATGAAGTAGTAGACGACGACGATTTAGAGGAAGAAGAGGAAGACGACGAGGATGATTTCGACGACGAATAG
- a CDS encoding uracil-DNA glycosylase, with protein MSSETQLSLFDDSTFNQQELIPTDAKIPIAPGTYSGITELTQHCDRCHRCALGDTRTHAVVGRGNLKAPIMVVGEAPGQNEDETGLPFVGRSGQLLEKILASVNLTTDRDVYIANINKCRPPDNRVPTPVEVAACLPYLLEQIRLVDPKIILLTGATAVKGITGDKRGITKIRGQWLEWEGRLCMPIFHPSYLLRNPSKERGAPKWLMWQDIQAVRAKLDEIQNNS; from the coding sequence ATGAGCAGCGAAACCCAACTCAGCCTCTTCGACGACTCAACTTTTAATCAACAAGAACTGATTCCTACAGATGCCAAAATTCCGATCGCTCCTGGAACTTATTCTGGCATAACGGAGTTGACACAGCATTGCGATCGCTGCCACCGTTGTGCATTGGGAGACACTCGCACTCATGCTGTTGTCGGACGTGGCAATCTCAAAGCACCAATTATGGTTGTGGGAGAAGCGCCAGGTCAAAATGAAGATGAAACGGGTTTACCATTTGTAGGCAGATCGGGGCAATTGCTGGAGAAAATTTTGGCATCAGTGAATCTGACTACTGATCGTGATGTATATATTGCCAATATCAATAAATGTCGCCCACCAGATAATAGAGTTCCCACTCCTGTAGAAGTGGCAGCTTGTCTACCCTACCTACTAGAACAAATTCGCTTAGTTGACCCCAAAATAATTCTGTTAACGGGTGCGACTGCTGTCAAAGGTATTACTGGGGATAAGCGGGGAATTACGAAAATTCGCGGACAGTGGCTAGAGTGGGAAGGGCGTTTATGTATGCCAATCTTTCATCCTTCCTACTTGCTGCGTAACCCTTCTAAAGAAAGAGGTGCGCCGAAATGGTTGATGTGGCAGGATATCCAGGCAGTGCGTGCCAAGTTAGACGAAATCCAAAATAACAGCTAA